One region of Anthonomus grandis grandis chromosome 22, icAntGran1.3, whole genome shotgun sequence genomic DNA includes:
- the LOC126749178 gene encoding AP-2 complex subunit alpha isoform X2, whose product MPAVRGDGMRGLAVFISDIRNCKSKEAEIKRINKELANIRSKFKGDKTLDGYQKKKYVCKLLFIFLLGHDIDFGHMEAVNLLSSNKYSEKQIGYLFISVLVNTNSELIKLIIQSIKNDLASRNPIHVNLALQCIANIGSKDMAEAFGHDIPKLLVSGDTMDVVKQSAALCLLRLFRTSQEIIPGGEWTSRIIHLLNDQHMGVVTAATSLIDALVKKNPEEYKGCVSLAVSRLSRIVTASYTDLQDYTYYFVPAPWLSVKLLRLLQNYTPPAEDPGVRGRLNECLETILNKAQEPPKSKKVQHSNAKNAVLFEAISLIIHNDSEANLLVRACNQLGQFLSNRETNLRYLALESMCHLATSEFSHEAVKKHQEVVILSMKMEKDVSVRQQAVDLLYAMCDKSNAEEIVQEMLNYLETADYSIREEMVLKVAILAEKYATDYTWYVDVILNLIRIAGDYVSEEVWYRVIQIVINRDEVQGYAAKTVFEALQAPACHENMVKVGGYILGEFGNLIAGDQRSSPAVQFQLLHSKYHLCSPMTRALLLSTYVKFINLFPEIRSQIQDVFKQDSNLRSADAELQQRASEYLQLSIIASSDVLATVLEEMPAFPERESSILAVLKKKKPGRVPEAEIKENKSPTPVTTANHNNESNISSNQADLLGLSTPPTSQPHNAANTGNLLDVLGDIYTKPSNNVQAQPSGWSIDPKKFVCKNNGVLFENDLIQIGVKSEFRQNLGRLGLFYGNKTSHPLQNFVPTLMWTEEQNAKLNVQMKAVEPVLEAGAQIQQMINAECIDDFTDTPSISVSFLYNGMPQKIMVKLPLTLNKFFEPTEMNGESFFARWKNLGNANQQRSQKIFKASTPMDLQAARTKMIGFGMQLLDGIDPNPDNFVCAGIIHMKSAQVGCLLRLEPNKNAQMYRLTVRSSKESVSVELCELLAEQF is encoded by the exons atgccAGCCGTTCGAGGTGATGGCATGCGAGGCCTAGCAGTTTTCATATCCGACATTAGAAACT gtaaAAGCAAAGAGGCCGAAATTAAAAGGATAAACAAGGAATTAGCTAATATTCGGAGTAAGTTTAAAGGAGATAAAACACTAGACGGATATcagaagaaaaaatatgtttgtaagcTGCTTTTCATATTCCTTTTGGGACATGATATTGACTTTGGTCATATGGAAGCTGTTAATTTGTTATCATCTAATAAGTATTCAGAGAAGCAAATA gGCTATCTTTTTATCTCAGTACTAGTGAACACAAACAGTGAACTGATAAAACTGATTATCCAAAGCATAAAAAATGACCTTGCTTCACGAAACCCCATTCATGTCAATTTGGCTTTACAATGCATTGCCAATATTGGAAGCAAAGACATGGCTGAAGCCTTTGGTCATGATATTCCAAAACTTCTCGTCTCTGG TGACACAATGGACGTTGTTAAACAAAGTGCTGCTCTCTGCTTGTTGAGGCTTTTTAGAACATCTCAAGAAATTATTCCTGGAGGTGAATGGACCTCCAGAATCATCCATTTACTTAATGACCAACATATGGGGGTTGTTACTGCTGCAACTAGTCTAATTGATGCTTTAGTAAAGAAGAATCCTGAAGAATATAAGGGGTGTGTCAGTTTGGCAGTGTCTAGGCTTAGTAGG attGTCACAGCTAGCTATACTGATTTGCAAGACTATACCTATTACTTTGTGCCAGCACCCTGGCTTTCTGTCAAATTGTTACGGTTGTTGCAAAATTATACACCACCCg cgGAAGATCCAGGTGTACGTGGTAGACTAAACGAATGCCTTGAAACGATTTTAAACAAAGCTCAAGAACCGCCAAAATCTAAAAAGGTGCAGCATTCGAATGCCAAAAATGCCGTTTTGTTTGAAGCCATCAGTCTAATTATTCACAATGATAG CGAGGCAAATCTTCTAGTACGTGCCTGCAATCAATTGGGTCAGTTTTTGAGTAACAGAGAGACTAACTTGCGTTATCTTGCTCTCGAGTCTATGTGTCATTTAGCAACTTCCGAATTTTCACATGAGGCTGTTAAGAAGCACCAAGAAGTAGTAATTCTATCAATGAAAATGGAAAAGGACGTCTCTGTAAGACAACAAGCTGTCGATCTTTTATACGCCATGTGTGATAAAAGTAATGCGGAAGAGATTGTCCAAGAAATGCTAAATTACTTGGAAACAGCTGATTATTCCATTAGGGAGGAAATGGTGCTCAAAGTGGCTATTTTAGCAGAGAAATATGCCACAGATTATACATGGTACGTTGAtgtgattttaaatttgataagaatTGCTGGAGATTACGTTTCGGAAGAGGTGTGGTACCGGGTTATCCAAATTGTCATTAACCGCGATGAAGTACAAGGTTATGCAGCAAAGACAGTGTTTGAGGCGCTACAGGCTCCAGCCTGCCATGAAAATATGGTTAAAGTTGGAGGTTACATTCTTGGTGAATTTGGAAATTTAATTGCGGGTGATCAACGTTCCTCTCCAGCAGTACAATTCCAACTTCTACACTCCAAGTACCATTTATGCTCTCCAATGACTAGAGCTCTTCTTCTTTCCACCTATGTAAAATTCATTAACCTCTTTCCTGAAATTCGGAGTCAGATCCAAGATGTCTTTAAGCAAGATAGTAATCTTCGGTCAGCTGATGCGGAATTACAGCAAAGAGCTTCAGAATACCTTCAACTTAGTATAATAGCCAGCTCAGATGTGTTGGCTACTGTGTTGGAAGAAATGCCTGCATTCCCGGAAAGGGAGAGCTCAATTTTGGCTGtactgaaaaagaaaaaacctgGTAGGGTGCCCGAGGCGGAAATTAAAGAGAATAAGAGCCCTACTCCTGTTACTACGGCAAATCATAACAACGAAAGTAATATCAG CAGTAATCAAGCTGATTTACTTGGTCTCTCAACCCCTCCAACATCCCAGCCACATAATGCAGCCAATACTGGCAATCTTTTAGACGTCTTGGGAGATATTTACACTAAACCTAGCAACAATGTCCAAGCACAACCCTCTGGATGGTCTATTGACCCCAAAAAGTTTGTATGTAAAAATAACGGAGTGCTGTTTGAAAACGACCTAATACAAATCGGGGTGAAGAGCGAGTTTCGCCAAAATTTGGGACGATTAGGCCTATTTTATGGAAACAAAACCAGCCATCCTTTACAAAACTTTGTACCTACCTTAATGTGGACCGAAGAGCAAAATGCCAAATTAAATGTTCAGATGAAAGCGGTAGAACCGGTTTTAGAAGCTGGTGCTCAGATTCAGCAAATGATTAATGCTGAATGTATTGATGATTTTAcgg ATACGCCAAGCATATCAGTTAGCTTCTTATATAATGGCATGCCCCAGAAAATTATGGTCAAGCTTCCTCTAACGCTTAATAAATTCTTCGAACCAACAGAAATGAATGGAGAGTCCTTTTTCGCTAGGTGGAAAAACCTGGGAAA TGCAAACCAACAAAgatctcaaaaaatatttaaggctTCAACGCCGATGGACTTGCAAGCAGCTAGAACAAAAATGATTGGTTTTGGTATGCAGCTCTTAGATGGTATCGATCCGAATCCAGACAATTTCGTCTGTGCTGGAATTATTCACATGAAGTCTGCACAAGTTGGGTGCTTATTACGCCTGGAACCAAATAAAAACGCTCAG atGTACCGTTTAACAGTTCGTTCGAGCAAAGAAAGTGTATCTGTTGAACTCTGCGAACTTCTGGCCGAACAGTTTTAA
- the LOC126749178 gene encoding AP-2 complex subunit alpha isoform X1, translated as MPAVRGDGMRGLAVFISDIRNCKSKEAEIKRINKELANIRSKFKGDKTLDGYQKKKYVCKLLFIFLLGHDIDFGHMEAVNLLSSNKYSEKQIGYLFISVLVNTNSELIKLIIQSIKNDLASRNPIHVNLALQCIANIGSKDMAEAFGHDIPKLLVSGDTMDVVKQSAALCLLRLFRTSQEIIPGGEWTSRIIHLLNDQHMGVVTAATSLIDALVKKNPEEYKGCVSLAVSRLSRIVTASYTDLQDYTYYFVPAPWLSVKLLRLLQNYTPPAEDPGVRGRLNECLETILNKAQEPPKSKKVQHSNAKNAVLFEAISLIIHNDSEANLLVRACNQLGQFLSNRETNLRYLALESMCHLATSEFSHEAVKKHQEVVILSMKMEKDVSVRQQAVDLLYAMCDKSNAEEIVQEMLNYLETADYSIREEMVLKVAILAEKYATDYTWYVDVILNLIRIAGDYVSEEVWYRVIQIVINRDEVQGYAAKTVFEALQAPACHENMVKVGGYILGEFGNLIAGDQRSSPAVQFQLLHSKYHLCSPMTRALLLSTYVKFINLFPEIRSQIQDVFKQDSNLRSADAELQQRASEYLQLSIIASSDVLATVLEEMPAFPERESSILAVLKKKKPGRVPEAEIKENKSPTPVTTANHNNESNISSSNQADLLGLSTPPTSQPHNAANTGNLLDVLGDIYTKPSNNVQAQPSGWSIDPKKFVCKNNGVLFENDLIQIGVKSEFRQNLGRLGLFYGNKTSHPLQNFVPTLMWTEEQNAKLNVQMKAVEPVLEAGAQIQQMINAECIDDFTDTPSISVSFLYNGMPQKIMVKLPLTLNKFFEPTEMNGESFFARWKNLGNANQQRSQKIFKASTPMDLQAARTKMIGFGMQLLDGIDPNPDNFVCAGIIHMKSAQVGCLLRLEPNKNAQMYRLTVRSSKESVSVELCELLAEQF; from the exons atgccAGCCGTTCGAGGTGATGGCATGCGAGGCCTAGCAGTTTTCATATCCGACATTAGAAACT gtaaAAGCAAAGAGGCCGAAATTAAAAGGATAAACAAGGAATTAGCTAATATTCGGAGTAAGTTTAAAGGAGATAAAACACTAGACGGATATcagaagaaaaaatatgtttgtaagcTGCTTTTCATATTCCTTTTGGGACATGATATTGACTTTGGTCATATGGAAGCTGTTAATTTGTTATCATCTAATAAGTATTCAGAGAAGCAAATA gGCTATCTTTTTATCTCAGTACTAGTGAACACAAACAGTGAACTGATAAAACTGATTATCCAAAGCATAAAAAATGACCTTGCTTCACGAAACCCCATTCATGTCAATTTGGCTTTACAATGCATTGCCAATATTGGAAGCAAAGACATGGCTGAAGCCTTTGGTCATGATATTCCAAAACTTCTCGTCTCTGG TGACACAATGGACGTTGTTAAACAAAGTGCTGCTCTCTGCTTGTTGAGGCTTTTTAGAACATCTCAAGAAATTATTCCTGGAGGTGAATGGACCTCCAGAATCATCCATTTACTTAATGACCAACATATGGGGGTTGTTACTGCTGCAACTAGTCTAATTGATGCTTTAGTAAAGAAGAATCCTGAAGAATATAAGGGGTGTGTCAGTTTGGCAGTGTCTAGGCTTAGTAGG attGTCACAGCTAGCTATACTGATTTGCAAGACTATACCTATTACTTTGTGCCAGCACCCTGGCTTTCTGTCAAATTGTTACGGTTGTTGCAAAATTATACACCACCCg cgGAAGATCCAGGTGTACGTGGTAGACTAAACGAATGCCTTGAAACGATTTTAAACAAAGCTCAAGAACCGCCAAAATCTAAAAAGGTGCAGCATTCGAATGCCAAAAATGCCGTTTTGTTTGAAGCCATCAGTCTAATTATTCACAATGATAG CGAGGCAAATCTTCTAGTACGTGCCTGCAATCAATTGGGTCAGTTTTTGAGTAACAGAGAGACTAACTTGCGTTATCTTGCTCTCGAGTCTATGTGTCATTTAGCAACTTCCGAATTTTCACATGAGGCTGTTAAGAAGCACCAAGAAGTAGTAATTCTATCAATGAAAATGGAAAAGGACGTCTCTGTAAGACAACAAGCTGTCGATCTTTTATACGCCATGTGTGATAAAAGTAATGCGGAAGAGATTGTCCAAGAAATGCTAAATTACTTGGAAACAGCTGATTATTCCATTAGGGAGGAAATGGTGCTCAAAGTGGCTATTTTAGCAGAGAAATATGCCACAGATTATACATGGTACGTTGAtgtgattttaaatttgataagaatTGCTGGAGATTACGTTTCGGAAGAGGTGTGGTACCGGGTTATCCAAATTGTCATTAACCGCGATGAAGTACAAGGTTATGCAGCAAAGACAGTGTTTGAGGCGCTACAGGCTCCAGCCTGCCATGAAAATATGGTTAAAGTTGGAGGTTACATTCTTGGTGAATTTGGAAATTTAATTGCGGGTGATCAACGTTCCTCTCCAGCAGTACAATTCCAACTTCTACACTCCAAGTACCATTTATGCTCTCCAATGACTAGAGCTCTTCTTCTTTCCACCTATGTAAAATTCATTAACCTCTTTCCTGAAATTCGGAGTCAGATCCAAGATGTCTTTAAGCAAGATAGTAATCTTCGGTCAGCTGATGCGGAATTACAGCAAAGAGCTTCAGAATACCTTCAACTTAGTATAATAGCCAGCTCAGATGTGTTGGCTACTGTGTTGGAAGAAATGCCTGCATTCCCGGAAAGGGAGAGCTCAATTTTGGCTGtactgaaaaagaaaaaacctgGTAGGGTGCCCGAGGCGGAAATTAAAGAGAATAAGAGCCCTACTCCTGTTACTACGGCAAATCATAACAACGAAAGTAATATCAG cagCAGTAATCAAGCTGATTTACTTGGTCTCTCAACCCCTCCAACATCCCAGCCACATAATGCAGCCAATACTGGCAATCTTTTAGACGTCTTGGGAGATATTTACACTAAACCTAGCAACAATGTCCAAGCACAACCCTCTGGATGGTCTATTGACCCCAAAAAGTTTGTATGTAAAAATAACGGAGTGCTGTTTGAAAACGACCTAATACAAATCGGGGTGAAGAGCGAGTTTCGCCAAAATTTGGGACGATTAGGCCTATTTTATGGAAACAAAACCAGCCATCCTTTACAAAACTTTGTACCTACCTTAATGTGGACCGAAGAGCAAAATGCCAAATTAAATGTTCAGATGAAAGCGGTAGAACCGGTTTTAGAAGCTGGTGCTCAGATTCAGCAAATGATTAATGCTGAATGTATTGATGATTTTAcgg ATACGCCAAGCATATCAGTTAGCTTCTTATATAATGGCATGCCCCAGAAAATTATGGTCAAGCTTCCTCTAACGCTTAATAAATTCTTCGAACCAACAGAAATGAATGGAGAGTCCTTTTTCGCTAGGTGGAAAAACCTGGGAAA TGCAAACCAACAAAgatctcaaaaaatatttaaggctTCAACGCCGATGGACTTGCAAGCAGCTAGAACAAAAATGATTGGTTTTGGTATGCAGCTCTTAGATGGTATCGATCCGAATCCAGACAATTTCGTCTGTGCTGGAATTATTCACATGAAGTCTGCACAAGTTGGGTGCTTATTACGCCTGGAACCAAATAAAAACGCTCAG atGTACCGTTTAACAGTTCGTTCGAGCAAAGAAAGTGTATCTGTTGAACTCTGCGAACTTCTGGCCGAACAGTTTTAA